One Salarias fasciatus chromosome 9, fSalaFa1.1, whole genome shotgun sequence DNA segment encodes these proteins:
- the rgs9bp gene encoding regulator of G-protein signaling 9-binding protein has translation MPLVNNKVGNDSTVGKDQALADGKALVDSLVKVVACYRHLASCVGSCTDSLQLRDELRQTREKAQKLSAAICQHLTSHLRDKSLPEDQRKEMELLWVSFSSSLELLHVDMCKVFNAGDLFPLANTATLVKTGLQGGGTEVAARALSVPDLNQAPAAALPDGLESQERSTMEQEIGRIDHMIDDMELKVNVLRWMVEPRGPQYADPLSSADSASLALLSVDEEQPGQQPLCQRSLVFVLLLLFALVSVAVTLSVCIVLFS, from the exons ATGCCACTTGTAAATAACAAAGTGGGCAATGACTCCACAGTTGGCAAAGACCAGGCTTTGGCTGATGGGAAGGCTTTGGTGGATTCTCTCGTGAAG GTGGTGGCATGTTACCGACACCTGGCCTCGTGTGTCGGCAGCTGCACCGACAGCCTGCAGCTGCGGGACGAGCTCCGGCAAACCCGAGAAAAGGCCCAGAAGTTGTCCGCCGCCATCTGCCAGCATCTCACGTCCCACCTCCGAGACAAGAGCCTTCCCGAGGACCAGCGCAAGGAGATGGAGCTGCTCTGGGTGTCCTTCTCCTCCAGTCTAGAGCTCCTCCACGTTGACATGTGCAAAGTTTTTAACGCCGGTGACCTTTTCCCCCTGGCTAACACTGCCACGCTGGTGAAAACTGGACTGCAGG GAGGAGGCACGGAGGTGGCAGCCCGGGCCCTGAGCGTCCCCGACCTGAACCAGGCCCCGGCCGCGGCCCTGCCCGacggcctggagagccaggagCGCAGCACCATGGAGCAGGAGATCGGCCGAATCGACCACATGATCGACGACATGGAGCTGAAGGTCAACGTTCTGCGCTGGATGGTGGAGCCCCGCGGGCCGCAGTACGCCGACCCCCTCAGCAGCGCCGACAGCGCCTCCCTGGCTCTGCTGTCCGTGGACGAGGAGCAGCCGGGCCAGCAGCCCCTGTGCCAGCGCAGTCTGGTCTTtgtgctcctgctgctgttcgcTCTGGTTTCGGTGGCGGTCACTTTATCTGTGTGTATAGTCCTTTTTTCATGA
- the dph2 gene encoding 2-(3-amino-3-carboxypropyl)histidine synthase subunit 2 has translation MTDAFSSSSETVIQRVLDVPVKSNTPADELQELYQIMATCDFILDHQFAKVALQFPDELLGDSVAIAEEISRNTNAKPFILGDTSYGSCCVDEVAAEHVGADCIVHYGSACLSPSKRLPLMYVFEKRPLDVDSCASSFRELYPDSQSAVVILYDVNYVHAVGDLVTLLSAEYPNLVCSELVVEGEQCHSHSFIRRLSHDSLSSEQDGSRVVYQFGRQFCLKTGSSVTDYGMFFIGEEGATLRNFMMTWNRCSFCSFDPATATGRAESVSVNRALMKRYYAIERAKDASVVGILVGTLGVADYLAVIQQLKETIRRAGKKSYMFAMGKLNVPKLANFLEIDIFVLIACPENSLLDSSDFYKPVVTPFEMEVACNSQREWSEEYVTDFRRLLPGGRSHVPLADQQDESDETDVSLITGALRSRSLLNGEAAEASGGSSVVLRNQTLTVADTHSAASFLAGRSWRGLEQKLGDTPVVKAVEGRRGIAIAYEEEGTAS, from the exons ATGACTGATGCGTTCAGTAGCAGCTCGGAAACTGTAATACAGCGAGTGTTGGACGTTCCAGTGAAGTCAAACACTCCTGCGGACGAACTTCAGGAGCTGTATCAGATCATGGCGACTTGCGACTTCATTCTTGATCATCAGTTTGCAAAG GTTGCTCTGCAGTTTCCTGATGAGCTGCTTGGAGATTCAGTGGCAATTGCTGAAGAAATCAGTCGAAACACGAATGCCAAGCCGTTTATATTGGGTGACACCTCGTATGGCAG ctgctgtgtggacGAGGTAGCGGCGGAGCACGTCGGAGCCGACTGCATCGTGCATTACGGCAGCGCGTGCCTCAGCCCGTCCAAACGCCTGCCCCTCATGTACGTCTTTGAGAAGAGGCCGCTGGACGTGGACAGCTGCGCCTCGTCCTTCCGGGAGCTCTACCCTGATTCCCAGAGCGCCGTCGTCATCCTCTACGACGTCAACTACGTCCACGCTGTCG GTGATCTAGTGACTCTTCTGTCAGCGGAGTATCCAAACCTCGTCTGCTCGGAGCTCGTCGTTGAAGGGGAGCAGTGTCACAGTCACAGCTTCATCAGAAGACTGAGTCATGATTCGTTAAGTTCAGAGCAAGACGGCAGCCGGGTTGTTTACCAGTTCGGAAGGCAGTTCTGCTTGAAAACTGGCTCCAGCGTCACAGACTACGGCATGTTCTTCATCGGCGAGGAGGGAGCAACTCTGCGAAACTTCATGATGACGTGGAACCGCTGCTCCTTCTGCTCCTTCGACCCCGCGACGGCGACGGGCCGGGCCGAGTCCGTCAGCGTCAACCGTGCATTGATGAAGCGGTATTACGCAATAGAGCGGGCCAAAGACGCCAGCGTGGTGGGCATTCTGGTCGGCACTCTGGGCGTGGCCGATTACCTGGCCGTCatccagcagctgaaggagacCATCCGCAGAGCGGGCAAGAAGAGCTACATGTTCGCCATGGGGAAGCTCAACGTGCCCAAGCTGGCTAACTTTCTTGAGATCGACATCTTCGTCTTAATTGCATGTCCGGAAAACTCACTTTTGGACTCAAGTGACTTCTACAAACCTGTAGTGACGCCGTTCGAGATGGAAGTGGCGTGCAATTCGCAGAGGGAGTGGTCGGAAGAATACGTCACTGACTTCAGACGGCTGTTACCAG GAGGCCGGAGTCACGTGCCTCTGGCCGATCAGCAGGATGAGAGCGACGAGACGGACGTGTCTTTGATCACCGGAGCTCTGCGGAGCCGCAGCCTGCTGAACGGCGAAGCCGCCGAGGCGTCCGGCGGCTCCTCGGTGGTTCTGAGAAACCAGACGCTGACTGTAGCCGACACACACTCCGCCG cGTCTTTCCTGGCCGGCCGGAGCTGGAGAGGGTTGGAGCAGAAGCTGGGAGACACGCCGGTGGTGAAGGCAGTAGAGGGCAGGAGAGGCATTGCTATCGCCTACGAAGAGGAAGGAACCGCCTCATGA
- the anks6 gene encoding ankyrin repeat and SAM domain-containing protein 6 produces METMNFGVPPNSLLLLRACDEGDYDTARGILEPGAPKESGRQSRLRSEAGSECGAAADMLSLVPVDGTDEEGNTALQFASAGGHEQLVRFLLRKGASVDSRNNYGWTPLMQAARFGHLTVAHILLENGAEINGRNRLGASVLTMAARGGHTHVLKLLLESSAYVDDYDHLAVASNNNNNSCSAAGFGPAESCPGGGGGGGGGGGSREFMDITALMVAAQFGHEAAVRLLLEWGSDVNFSQKTTGWGPLMIATLSGKVAVAQQLVERGADPDRVNVLSKTAFELAMQLKQRDVKAYLDSITSVRPQTDDERRRPDVFSALKLGNSQLVKEILEEDPAQVNFSNQEGASPLMIAAVSGQLEVVQLMVEKNADIDKQDAVHGWTALMQATYHGNKDIVKYLLSQKADVNLRAKNGYTAFDLVMLLNDPDTELVRLLASVCMQVDKDKSKHRGRPLMTRSKSRQSLNNVPVPPDDKGSLKSWWSRMSNRFRRLKLTHTLRHGLSSNRLAPFPDDAEASLDATMKANMKSAAASNGTAPPAAAPGATDGGGAWAVKTGDAGHCRGSTEKEDFLISTMLRSGAPLTRLPNDKLKAVIPPFLPPSNFEPWNSDRSRLLREGGKSEAPRLPMPPQRKLNSSGNSDITSISRVVSRSMKFPSIPKGPSSSSPSNSGHYHSPHSSGGSNGVAGLNRDSHNRSGGSADSVLSQIAAQRKRAAGLMEVKPPAPEKQQSPAAPPAGAPPPPDITLPDIHCPPSLLSSDSHSRRKMELKKRPQSGNSSTSKSTSPTLTPSPSPTPKIPPGPGDSLSSASSHPRSKSSGGSSSGTITDEDELSSILKKLSLEKYQPIFEEQEVDMEAFLTLTDGDLKELGIKTDGPRQQILAAISELNAGKGRERQILQETIHNFQSSFGSSASNPRQAGQPRSPTSWTRHQVRSSSKR; encoded by the exons ATGGAGACGATGAACTTCGGAGTCCCGCCGaactcgctgctgctgctgcgcgccTGCGATGAGGGAGACTACGACACGGCGCGGGGCATCCTGGAGCCCGGGGCCCCGAAGGAGTCCGGCCGGCAGAGCCGGCTGCGGTCCGAGGCGGGCTCGGAgtgcggcgccgccgccgacaTGTTGTCTCTGGTGCCGGTGGACGGCACGGACGAGGAGGGGAACAccgccctgcagttcgcctcgGCCGGCGGCCACGAGCAGCTGGTCCGGTTCCTGCTGCGGAAGGGGGCCTCGGTGGACAGCCGCAACAACTACGGCTGGACCCCGCTGATGCAGGCTGCCAG gttcggCCACCTGACGGTCGCCCACATCCTCCTGGAGAACGGGGCGGAGATCAACGGCCGCAACAGGCTCGGGGCGAGCGTCCTGACCATGGCGGCCCGGGGAGGACACACTCACGTGCTGAAGCTGCTCCTGGAGAGCAGCGCGTACGTCGACGACTACGATCACCTGGCCGTcgccagcaacaacaacaacaacagctgcag TGCAGCGGGGTTTGGACCTGCGGAGAGCtgccctggaggaggaggaggaggaggaggaggaggaggaagcagagagttCATGGACATCACAGCCCTGATGGTGGCGGCTCAGTTCGGCCATGAGGCCGCCGtgcgcctgctgctggagtggGGCTCAGATGTCAATTTCTCACAGAAGACCACCGGCTGGGGGCCGCTGATGATCGCCACCCTCAGCGGGAAG gtggCTGTAGCGCAGCAGTTGGTGGAGCGCGGCGCCGATCCGGATCGGGTTAACGTCCTGTCCAAGACGGCCTTCGAGCTGGCcatgcagctgaagcagagagacgtCAAGGCCTACCTGGACTCCATCACCAGCGTGCGACCGCAGACcg acGACGAGAGAAGAAGACCGGATGTGTTCAGTGCTCTGAAACTGG GGAATTCGCAGCTGGTTAAAGAGATTCTGGAGGAGGATCCGGCTCAGGTGAATTTCTCCAATCAGGAGGGAGCGTCGCCTCTCATGATAGCGGCGGTGAGCGGCCAGCTGGAGGTGGTGCAGCTGATGGTGGAGAAGAACGCCGACATCGACAAGCAGGACGCCGTCCACGGCTGGACCGCTCTGATGCAGGCCACGTACCACGG CAATAAAGACATCGTCAAGTACCTGCTGAGTCAAAAAGCTGACGTCAACCTTCGAGCGAAGAACGGATACACGGCGTTTGATCTGGTCATGCTGCTCAACGACCCAG ACACGGAGCTGGTGCGTCTGCTGGCGTCAGTGTGCATGCAAGTGGACAAAGACAAGTCCAAACACCGCGGCAGACCTTTGATGACGCGCTCCAAAAGCCGGCAGTCTCTCAACAACGTCCCCGTGCCGCCCGACGACAAGGGCAGCCTGAAG TCCTGGTGGAGCAGGATGTCCAACCGCTTCAGGAGGCTCAAGCTGACCCACACCCTGAGGCACGGCCTCTCGTCCAATCGCCTCGCTCCGTTCCCCGACGACGCGGAGGCGTCTCTGGACGCCACCATGAAGGCGAACATGAAGTCTGCCGCCGCGTCCAACGGGacggcgccgccggccgccgcgccGGGCGCcacggacggcggcggcgcctgGGCGGTGAAGACCGGCGACGCAG GTCACTGCAGAGGATCCACGGAGAAGGAGGACTTTCTGATCTCCACTATG CTCCGAAGTGGCGCCCCCCTCACCAGGCTCCCCAACGACAAGCTGAAAGCCGTCATCCCGCCCTTCCTGCCCCCGTCCAACTTCGAGCCGTGGAACTCGGACCGCTCCAGGCTCCTCCGGGAGGGGGGCAAGAGCGAGGCGCCCCGCCTGCCCATGCCTCCACAGAGGAAGCTGAACAGCAGCGGGAACTCAGACATT acGTCCATCAGCCGTGTGGTCAGCAGGTCCATGAAGTTTCCCAGCATCCCCAAGGGGCCGTCTTCATCCTCTCCTTCGAACTCTGGCCACTACCACTCCCCCCACTCGTCCGGAGGGTCGAATGGAGTCGCCGGACTCAACCGGGACTCTCACAACCGCtcag ggggcagcgcAGACAGCGTTCTCTCTCAAATCGCAGCCCAGCGTAAGAGAGCGGcagggctgatggaggtgaagcCTCCTGCtccagagaagcagcagagccccgcggcgccgccggccgGAGCCCCGCCTCCACCCGACATCACCCTGCCTGACATCCACTGCCCCCCCAGCCTGCTCTCCTCCGACTCCCACTCCAGGAGG AAGATGGAGCTGAAGAAGAGGCCTCAGTCCGggaactcctccacctccaagaGCACGTCTCCCACCCTcaccccctctccctccccgacGCCCAAGATCCCCCCCGGTCCGGGAGACTCCCTGTCCTCGGCCTCGTCTCACCCACGCTCCAAGAGCAGCGGCGGCTCCAGCAGCGGAACCATCACCGACGAAG ACGAGCTGTCCAGTATTTTGAAGAAACTGTCCCTTGAGAAATACCAGCCTATCTTTGAGGAACAAGAG GTGGACATGGAGGCTTTCCTCACTCTGACAGACGGAGACCTGAAGGAGCTGGGCATCAAAACAGACGGACCCAGACAGCAGATTTTAGCGGCCATATCAGAGCTCAACGCTGGAAAG GGCCGAGAGAGGCAGATCCTTCAGGAGACCATCCATAACTTCCAGTCCTCCTTTGGGAGCAGTGCCAGTAACCCGCGGCAGGCCGGACAGCCTCGCT ctCCAACCAGCTGGACGAGACACCAGGTCCGCTCCTCCAGCAAGAGGTAG
- the LOC115394271 gene encoding kinesin-like protein KIF20A, with the protein MSADFDLTAGNSVVLQAADMRGDASQLSSPAQQTEPSAAAEQQMMSVYLRVRPFSKEELSDNEDQGCIVIENRQTVALSAPKGSATLKSSERGIGLSVHKFTFSQIFGPDTTQAELFEDTVKSQMSDFLEGENALLFSYGVTNAGKTYTIQGTRKEPGVLPRVLGATFHFIGERQYEGMDLKPHLRNDAQRLDPDQVQQERSVKAAIFSSIKEDMDHLGAAGGSVSRASSTDSLSSSSLSANQSASVPSEASSCQFALWVAYFEIYNECVYDLFQPALNSKAKKRVSLRVCDDGAGNAYVKDLRWINIQHLAEANKLLHFGNKNRTAAATKMNQSSSRSHSIFTMKLLTIDEGVVKKTSEFSLCDLAGSERCNKTKTFGERLKEAGNINNSLLILGKCITALRNNQNDRMRSSYIPFRESKLTKLFQAVFCGKGRASMIVNINQCASTYDETLHVMKFSAVAKQVTQVIPDKSLVESMSPRLVGRDGKPLMSGRIDRLESCLSEEELLEEEDEADMSLLPQNELVNMIENLRSRLLAERKKNLVQEMEIRKEMGDAMLQQLMESEDLRTRQIEELKEHYQDKLENTFEMYKDAIKEHAHQSAMNQLEDDYVPLEEFIAEQEKALKRKLSALESSAVSVAPPSPEEADDRCKRLYKEKCTMERMCEDKQQLILSLEKRVMGLSDTLQSVRDSFLEKSNHLEALQRKLDEQTKNTEDVLKRSAEKDKEIASLKEELARLSRKSPVKSKTRKGLLANIRDAVTSPRSASSSRTLKKTTRTVH; encoded by the exons ATGAGTGCAGACTTTGACCTGACAGCAGGGAACAGTGTCGTCCTGCAGGCGGCTGACATGAGGGGTGATGCCTCTCAGCTCAGCTCTCCAGCTCAGCAG ACGGAGCCGTCTGCGGCTGCTGAGCAGCAGATGATGAGCGTCTACCTCAGAGTGAGGCCGTTCTCTAAAGAGGAGCTCTCAGACAATGAGGACCAG GGCTGCATTGTGATCGAGAACCGCCAGACGGTGGCGCTGAGCGCGCCGAAGGGCTCTGCCACCTTGAAGAGCAGTGAAAGGGGAATTGGCTTGTCGGTCCACAAATTCACCTTCTCGCAG ATCTTTGGTCCAGACACGACGCAGGCTGAGCTGTTCGAGGACACAGTCAAAAGCCAGATGTCAGATTTCTTAGAAGGGGAGAACGCATTGCTGTTCAGCTATGGAGTGACGAACGCCGGGAAGACCTACACCATCCAGG GAACCCGAAAGGAGCCAGGAGTTCTGCCCCGGGTGCTGGGTGCCACCTTCCACTTCATTGGAGAGCGTCAGTATGAGGGCATGGACCTGAAGCCCCACCTCAGGAACGACGCACAGCGTCTGGATCCCGATCAAGTCCAGCAGGAGAGGAGCGTCAAGGCCGCCATATTTTCTTCAATCAAAGAA GATATGGATCATCTTGGAGCCGCCGGCGGTTCAGTGTCTCGGGCTTCCTCTACCGACAGTCTGTCCAGCTCTTCTCTGTCTGCCAATCAATCAG CCAGCGTCCCATCAGAAGCGAGCAGCTGCCAGTTTGCATTGTGGGTGGCCTACTTTGAAATCTACAACGAGTGTGTTTATGATTTATTTCAACCTGCGCTGAACTCGAAGGCCAAGAAGAGGGtttctctccgtgtgtgtgacGACGGGGCTGGAAATGCGTATGTCAAAG ACCTGAGGTGGATTAACATCCAGCATCTGGCTGAAGCCAACAAACTTCTGCACTTtgggaataaaaacagaactgcTGCAGCCACCAAGATGAACcagtcctccagcaggag CCACAGCATATTCACAATGAAGTTACTGACGATCGATGAGGGCGTAGTTAAAAAGACCTCGGA GTTTTCTCTGTGTGACCTGGCCGGCTCGGAGAGatgcaacaaaacaaagacgTTCGGCGAgaggctgaaagaggcggggaACATCAACAATTCCCTGCTCATTCTGGGGAAGTGCATCACAGCCCTGCGTAACAATCAGAATGACAG AATGAGGAGCAGCTACATCCCCTTCAGGGAGAGCAAGCTCACCAAACTCTTCCAGGCCGTTTTCTGCGGTAAAGGAAGAGCCTCCATGATCGTGAACATCAACCAGTGTGCTTCCACCTACGACGAGACGCTCCACGTCATGAAGTTCTCTGCCGTGGCCAAACAG GTGACGCAGGTGATCCCGGACAAGTCTCTGGTGGAGAGCATGTCTCCCCGTCTGGTCGGCAGAGACGGGAAACCTCTGATGAGTGGGAGGATCGACAGACTGGAGAGCTGCCtgtcggaggaggagctgctggaggaggaggacgaggccgACATGTCTCTGCTGCCGCAGAAT GAACTTGTGAACATGATTGAGAATCTGCGATCGAGGCTGCTGGCCGAACGAAAGAAAAACCTGGTGCAGGAAATGGAGATTCGCAAGGAAATGGGAGACGCCATGTTGCAGCAGCTCATGGAGAGTGAAGACCTCCGAAC TCGACAGATTGAGGAGCTTAAAGAACACTACCAGGACAAGCTGGAGAACACGTTCGAGATGTACAAAGACGCCATCAAAGAGCACGCTCACCAGAGCGCCATGaaccagctggaggacgacTACGTTCCACTGGAGGAGTTCATCGCTGAGCAGGAGAAA GCCCTGAAACGCAAACTGTCCGCACTGGAGAGCTCAGCGGTTTCTGTGGCTCCTCCATCACCAGAAGAAGCAG ATGATCGATGCAAGCGGCTTTACAAAGAGAAATGCACCATGGAGAGGATGTGCGAGGACAAACAGCAG TTGATTTTGTCCCTGGAGAAGAGGGTGATGGGGCTTAGTGACACCCTGCAGAGCGTCAGGGACAGCTTCCTGGAGAAGTCAAACCAtctggaggctctgcagaggaagcttGATGAGCAG ACGAAAAACACAGAGGACGTCTTAAAGAGAAGTGCTGAGAAGGACAAGGAGATCGCCTCGCTCAAGGAGGAGCTGGCCCGGCTCTCCCGGAAGTCTCCAGTGAAGTCCAAGACGAGGAAGGGTCTGCTCGCCAACATCAGGGACGCGGTGACCTCCCCGCGGAGTGCTTCCTCCAGCCGAACCCTCAAGAAAACCACCAGGACCGTACATTAG
- the rps20 gene encoding small ribosomal subunit protein uS10, translating into MAFKDTGKAPVETEVAIHRIRITLTSRNVKSLEKVCADLIRGAKEKNLKVKGPVRMPTKTLRITTRKTPCGEGSKTWDRFQMRIHKRLIDLHSPSEIVKQITSISIEPGVEVEVTIADA; encoded by the exons ATG GCCTTTAAGGACACTGGCAAGGCACCTGTTGAGACCGAGGTCGCCATCCACCGCATCCGCATCACCCTCACCAGCCGTAACGTCAAGTCTCTGGAGAAGG TCTGTGCAGATCTGATTCGTGGTGCTAAGGAGAAGAACCTGAAGGTGAAGGGACCCGTCCGTATGCCAACCAAG ACTCTCCGTATTACCACCAGGAAGACCCCTTGTGGTGAAGGATCTAAAACCTGGGATCGCTTCCAGATGAGGATCCACAAGCGCCTGATCGACCTGCACAGTCCATCCGAGATCGTGAAGCAGATCACCTCCATCAGCATCGAGCCTGGTGTAGAGGTGGAAGTGACCATCGCAGACGCATAA
- the mcur1 gene encoding mitochondrial calcium uniporter regulator 1: protein MVLKQCQSGLKLSTLNRLEKRCDFIRQRARKFAAPSRVEPSFPGAARGRPAAATQVSARELSTSARVFQYDLKPDVPKSEGRKLFFDTHAVVRLFEDNGFTTQQAEALVKVLVRMTNSNMDLIYGDMVTKVQQEIMLQRVMSQIAAVKKDMIILEKSEFTTLLAESEKLKIQLLQLKVQLADVMNKVRSDNILDINLEKSRVKELKAQHEKKLLETRTEILEMTAEQDRHLTQTNMKIDTEVAGLKTMLESHKLDTIKYLAGSVFTCLTVVLGFYRIWM from the exons ATGGTGCTCAAGCAGTGTCAGTCCGGACTCAAACTCTCCACTTTGAACCGCCTCGAGAAGCGCTGCGACTTCATCCGGCAGCGCGCGAGGAAGTTCGCGGCTCCGAGTCGAGTCGAGCCGAGTTTCCCGGGCGCCGCGAGAGGAAGACCGGCTGCCGCCACACAGGTGTCCGCCAGAG AGCTCAGCACGTCTGCCAGAGTCTTCCAGTACGACCTGAAGCCAGATGTGCCGAAGTCTGAAGGCCGGAAGCTGTTTTTTGACACCCATGCAGTGGTGCGGCTCTTTGAGGACAACG GTTTCACCACCCAGCAAGCTGAAGCGCTGGTCAAAGTGCTGGTGAGGATGACGAACTCCAACATGGATCTCATTTACGGCGACATGGTCACCAAAGTGCAGCAG GAGATCATGCTGCAGAGGGTGATGTCTCAAATCGCAGCTGTGAAGAAGGACATGATCATCCTGGAGAAGAGCGAGTTCACTACGCTGCTGGCAGAGAGTGAG AAACTCAAGATCCAGTTGTTACAGCTCAAGGTCCAGCTGGCT GATGTAATGAATAAAGTGCGCTCTGACAATATTTTGGACATTAATTTAGAGAAGAGCCGCGTAAAAGAGCTG aaaGCACAGCATGAGAAGAAACTTCTAGAAACACGAACAGAGATTTTGGAAATG ACTGCAGAACAAGACCGCCATTTgactcagacaaacatgaaaATCGACACCGAAGTGGCCGGTTTAAAAACAATGCTGGAGTCTCACAAACTGGACACGATCAAATACCTTGCAG GTTCCGTGTTCACCTGTCTCACTGTGGTCTTGGGTTTCTATCGGATTTGGATGTGA